The nucleotide sequence TCCACCGTGTAGCGTGATATGGAAAGAGTCTGTGCAATTTTCGGGTTGTTTAGCCCGGCGGCCAGCAACTGCAAAACCTCCACTTCCCGCTCGGTAAGCTGACGGAAACACTCGGTATGCTGATGCCGAAACCGATCTCTTTTCAGTACCTGGCTGATTAGCCGGTAATTGGACTGCATGATATCCTG is from Gracilimonas sp. and encodes:
- a CDS encoding LuxR C-terminal-related transcriptional regulator; translated protein: MRHEYNLTDSKADFLRLRQDIMQSNYRLISQVLKRDRFRHQHTECFRQLTEREVEVLQLLAAGLNNPKIAQTLSISRYTVETHRKHLNRKLDIRSYNKLVKYALAFDLIEF